The Camelina sativa cultivar DH55 unplaced genomic scaffold, Cs unpScaffold01175, whole genome shotgun sequence region ATGACTTGATGAGCTTGTTACAAGCTGCTTGTATAGTTGTATGTGTGCTTTTTAAGTAGAGCTTGTGACCAAGTGTTACTCTTTTCAGAGTTTATTAACCTCATAGTCTAGATCCAGTAGTGTTTGACTATTTGTGATGAGTATATGTAATGTTCTTTATACACGCTTGATGATTTTAATGGTGATTTCAGTTTCGATTTGTAggttttagatttgagtttaGTTTCTACTAAGGGTTTTTGGTGGTTTTAATGGTTTTAAAGTGTTTACTTCTGAGTTTTCATATTTCtgtttgattgttttggttACGTTCCTTACAAGTTTGTGTGTATTGGTTTCAGGTCCTGATCACTGCTACGGTTGATACACTGTTACAAGTCTATCTTCAGCTTCAAGGCCCCTGACCAAGGTATTGTTATTTGTGCTTGTGTTTATTCGATCATGATGTGCTTGTTATGTGTGCTTGTATTCGATGATGAGCTTGTGACCAAGTGTCCGTTTATCTAGTTGTGTTAGTTGTTTCTGTTGTGTAGAGCTTGTGACCAAGTGTCCGTTTATCTAGTTGTGTTAGTTGTTTCTGTTATTTATATCATTGTCTCATGTTTGCTTTGTCTCATGTTTGCTTTGGAACATGTTTAGCTTTAGTGTTTACTTCGATTTTTAAAGAGGGTTTAGGGAATTGTTAACCGAggttaggatttagggtttcgaataaAGTATTCAGCtttcttgattttattgaaTTACGGGAAATTGTGGTTTATTGTTTATACTGCTGCAACCCATCCTTCATGTTAACTTAGCTGTGACTGACCTCGATTTCTATAGAAATAAGTATGTATTTGTCTCAACATCTTGGGAATGGTATAATCTAATTATGGTTCTCGGTTGATCAGATTAAATGGCTTTCTCAACGCCTTACAAAACAGCACAAAGAGATTGGTATAAGGTTCAGGTTCAGGATGCGAAGCTTTTTGTTTCAGATGATATAGTGGAATATGGCCACGAGTTTGAGTCGCACCTAGGTTTTTATGGCCGGAAAAAAGTGATGGTGAAGCGGATGGTGAGATCGGATGAAAACATAGAAAGAATGGAGAGAGAATACACAAATTTGGAAGCCTTCCAAAAACATCCTAACATTCTCGAGTGGGTTACTTTCGATGAAGATGCCCGTTATCTCTACTTGTCTCAAGAGCGATGGAGTTTCAGCTTAGAGGAGCTGGTGAAATACCTTCGCAGTCTAAACACACAAAGTCCACAACAACCTCCAGAACATCTTGATAAATATATCAAGTATAATAATATGATTCTAGACAAAGCTTCTATTGGTAGTCTCATGTTGGATTTGATGGAACAAGTTGCTAGAGGTTTGAAGCATCTTCAAGAGATGGGGTATGTTCATCGAGACTTGAACCCAAAAAATATAGTCATAGTGTGTGGAACCGAATTTATGACTGCCAAAATTGCCAACTTCTGCACCACCGAAGATAGCAACATGGTATCTCGatttaaacacaaaacaataagtaagtgaatttgttttaatgaatattatgaatttctttttggttgttgttgagtATTCTAACTTGTGTCCTTGTGCAGGCCATTATCACACGGGTTTTCAACCTCAAGAACAGATAAATAACAATAAAGAAAGGATAAACAATACGTTTGAGAGTACTCAAGGGCAATCCAAGGCTAAGAAGATTCCTCCGGAAACTAAAGATGCAGACTTGTTTAGTTTTGGTTGTATACTGTTCTACTCTTTAACTCTAGGTGATCATCCTTTTGGAGCTTCTCATGGCTCAGCAGCTGAAGTAAGTATCTGTCATAATAAACTCGATCTCAGCAAATGTGAAAGTGAAGAAGCTAAATTTCTTTTGGGCATATTGCTGCACGCTACACCTACTGAACGGTATAAATCTTCTTGTCTTATGCTTTATTATAGTAACTAAAGCCTTTATCACCAAAATTGCTGAACCTCTTGCTCTGTTGTTTTGTTACAGTTCTCGTTTAAAAATATCTGTGACAAACAATCCGGTGTTTTGGAAGGCCGAGAAGAAGTTGAACTTTTTCAGGGATGTTAGTGACATAATGAACACAAATGGAAGTACTAGTACTCGGATTAAATCTCTTGTGGAAGCGGCGTATGCAAGAGTTGCTGGGAACTGGAATACACTGATTGATTCTCAAATAGTCACTCACATAAGAACCgactatcaaaacaaaacaggaaGAACACTCCATCCAAAGCATTTTAAAGAGGTTCGGTCCTTGATACGGTTAATTCGAAACCAACATAGTCACTTCTGGGAACAGTCTTCAAACATCCAGGTTCGCACCTcataataaagaaaacacaaaatatcaTTGAAACCTGGTACACaagtttattttgaattttatgtttgTCTCAGGCACTTTATATGGGGACACTTGAAGGAATGGAGGAATATTACAGTGGGATATTTCCTGGATTGCTGACGACTGTCTATAGGGAAGTCTGGTCAGTAATGCGTTTGTCTCTAGCAGGTTATCCAGAGTTCAAGAGAGAGTACTATTATTGAAATAGATGTCTGATAAGGTACGGGTTTATTCGCAATTCGCAGTCATGATTCAGTTCTTCAAACATAGTTATATAAAgatcaaaacataaattgatctgtttccttttctcttatTAGTTTGGTGTTCTGCTTTGATGTGTAAATTTGCAGGTTCCGTTAGGAAGGTGATCTTGATGATATGGAACAACCAAAAGGTACGCAAAGCTTTAGAGAAAACAAGGGACTTGTCTATTCCTGATGAATATGATGTAGTAATCTTCAGAGGAATAGCATCAATAATCTCTGATCTGTAATGGTGTTTCTTTGAAGTGAATGATTCAGTCGTTGAGTGTTTCTCTTAAAATGCAGGTTCCAAAGTGGTGGCTTTGAAGCGCAAATGAGACTGATCACTAGTAGACATTGAAGGAAACATCTTGAACAATGCTTGGATTCAACTTGATGACAGATATATGGTCGCAGATTTTTTTATTGGAGAATATATTCTAACAGACTCCGTATTTGTAGTAACTACTTGTAGATACTCCTAGATTTATGTTTCTTGTTCACTAGGTTCTACATATGTAATCTCCTCAACTCTTAATGAAGAGATACAGAAACCTTTTCACGCATCtgactctctctttatttttctctcttacaattcccttttaaaataaataaaccaaacatggttatggatttttaaaaggtttttttctttttcttttcgaatAGCGTAAAGACTCTTGATCAAAAATTGTGTCCCATCATTGGTAAGTTTCAGATTCAGCTATTACGTAGATGGCGAGAAAAGAATGACCCATCATCgtatcaaaaatttaaacaaactaTTAGTTAGATATGAtaatgattcaaaaaaaaactgacattAGCTTTAGTtaaatgatgttgatgattcaAACATGAGATCAAATTAAGTTTAGACGTTTTACTTTGTGAGCTTGAGATATTAATACTATTTCCCGCATAATTGAATTTCCTCTAATAATTACATCATCACTGTAACCtcactataaaatataattcgATTTTTATAATTagcataataaaatatatcattaacTTCCTATAAGGTAATTtgattctaaaaataaaaacaaaaaattatactaataaaaaaaaaagctatactTGTTTAATAAGAAGAATCTCAAAACTTGCAAAATGTCCcagtctttctctcttttcttgatttcaaaTTCAACTTTATACATCTAATTAATTGTATTATTTTCAGTATTTTACACATTTTCAGTAATgagaaatctctctctctctatctctctcccaAGTCCCAATtacagttttaatttttagctttttttttttcccttcaaataaaaaatgtatagatACAAATAAAGagttaaattattatatgtaaaGGAGGGGATCACCACCGTAGTCGTCGTCTCCCTCCCTAACATGCTCCATCTCCGACGAAGATCACCATCACACCACCAATAGCATGCCCCCTTCCTCTTCAGCCTCTAGATCCGCCGCTAATATTCAcagctcctcttcctcctcgtcTCTCCACCTCTGCAAGCACTCTCCTTCCGCCGCGACTGTCGACCTCCTCGTGTTGGTTCTTTGCTTTTGATTGATAACAGTGTGCTTCCCTCTCTGTGAGTCATTGGTTATGATAAATGAATTGTGTGAGTCTCTTGGTAAAAAGAGTagcttttttataataatattcagtGAAAGAGTAGTCTCTTGGTATAAGTGAGGAATGAATATGGAAACATTTGGTGGTCTATATAGCGGTATTACTGGGGTTTTCTGTGTTAGAATATTTgaatttaagcaaaaaaaaagtactggTCAGTCAGATATGAAGAAATGTGGGAATTTGGTCataaattatgattcttctGCCTTAGCTTGTGCTGATTAGAAAATAAGGTTCCTTGTAAGATTAAGACTAATATTGAAGTTATTGCCTTGTCTCATGTTTTTCGAAGTGATGGTATCAAGGCATATAGAGACGTTCGATGCAAGTCTCAATGTCTTACCTGGAAACCAGCAGCTTTCTCAAAAGTGGCAATTTTGTGCACGAATCCAAAAGCAGAAAATACCTGAAACAAATATGGACTTGATATGAATCATGATGACCATACGGTGGAGTGGATAACAACTAATGGAACCAAAACGGTTGAAAGAAACTCAAATGATCCCGGATTTagactaaagaagagaagaagcccAGATAAGTACAGAATGGAGATCAAAACAAATTAGAGCAGTTCCAACGCCAAAGATATCAACTTTCTGGATGGAAAAGCTAACCCTCATCGAGATTTCATAGACTTGCAATGAAATCAGGAGatgaaaagcaagaaacaaaagcaaacacgACGCAAAGATAAATTCATCCCCTAAAATATGTGTAGGAGGAAGTGCAACGAGTGATCCATATGATAAAGTGAAAGTTGCTTCTGCGTGATCACCATGCTCCTCTCCTATCACCATGAACAGAGCACGCAGGCTCTCTAACAAACTCTCATTTAAGTGATCACGCAGGATGCCCTCTCTACAGTCTCTcctctctatttataggctaAACTCATTAATAAGACTGTTATGCACGTCCACAACTCTCTCTGATTACTCTCACATGTGCCTACTTATCATTTTGATTCATTTAAAATCTGTTCTCTGTCTGCATATGCTCCCTGTAATGTTAAAAAACCTTACGCTAGAATA contains the following coding sequences:
- the LOC104774035 gene encoding serine/threonine-protein kinase/endoribonuclease IRE1b-like, which encodes MAFSTPYKTAQRDWYKVQVQDAKLFVSDDIVEYGHEFESHLGFYGRKKVMVKRMVRSDENIERMEREYTNLEAFQKHPNILEWVTFDEDARYLYLSQERWSFSLEELVKYLRSLNTQSPQQPPEHLDKYIKYNNMILDKASIGSLMLDLMEQVARGLKHLQEMGYVHRDLNPKNIVIVCGTEFMTAKIANFCTTEDSNMVSRFKHKTISHYHTGFQPQEQINNNKERINNTFESTQGQSKAKKIPPETKDADLFSFGCILFYSLTLGDHPFGASHGSAAEVSICHNKLDLSKCESEEAKFLLGILLHATPTERSRLKISVTNNPVFWKAEKKLNFFRDVSDIMNTNGSTSTRIKSLVEAAYARVAGNWNTLIDSQIVTHIRTDYQNKTGRTLHPKHFKEVRSLIRLIRNQHSHFWEQSSNIQALYMGTLEGMEEYYSGIFPGLLTTVYREVWSVMRLSLAGYPEFKREYYY